A stretch of the Elephas maximus indicus isolate mEleMax1 chromosome 3, mEleMax1 primary haplotype, whole genome shotgun sequence genome encodes the following:
- the LOC126071198 gene encoding olfactory receptor 7G2-like, producing the protein MEPRNQTSNSKFLLLALTEDLELQPLLFSLFLSIYLATILGNLLIVLAVTFDSHLHTPMYFFLASLSFTDICFSTTTIPKILVNLQAQNQSISYAGCLTQVCFVLVFASLENFLLGVMAYDRYVAICDPLKYTIVMNPWLCGLLVLLSLSISIMNALFQSLMVLRLSFCTHLEIPYFFCEAVQVIKVTCSDTLINNIFLYFATTILGGIPLSGIIFSYTQIVSSIMRMPSAGGKYKAFSTCGSHLSIISLFYGTGLGTYISAAFTHSSRKTAAASVMYTMVTPMMNPFIYSLRNRDLKGALRKIIRSVPPFQ; encoded by the coding sequence ATGGAACCCAGAAATCAAACAAGTAATTCAAAattccttctcctggcactgaCAGAAGATCTGGAACTGCAGCCTCTCCTTTTTAGCCTGTTTCTGTCCATATATCTGGCCACTATCCTGGGAAACCTGCTCATTGTCCTGGCTGTCACCTTtgactcccacctccacacccccatgtatttctttcttgccagtctgtccttcactgacatctgtttcagcacAACCACAATCCCAAAGATACTGGTGAATCTCCAAGCACAGAATCAGAGCATTAGTTATGCAGGCTGCCTAACCCAGGTATGCTTTGTCCTGGTTTTTGCTTCTTTGGAAAATTTTCTCCTTGgagtaatggcctatgaccgctatgtggccatttgtgaCCCACTGAAATACACAATCGTCATGAACCCCTGGCTCTGTGGCTTGCTGGTGCTACTCTCCTTGTCCATTAGCATCATGAACGCCCTGTTCCAGAGTCTGATGGTGTTGCGACTGTCCTTCTGCACACACCTAGAAATTCCTTACTTTTTCTGTGAAGCTGTTCAGGTCATCAAGGTCACCTGTTCTGATACTCTAATCAATAACATCTTCTTATATTTTGCAACGACCATATTAGGAGGTATTCCtctctctggaatcattttctcttATACTCAAATTGTCTCCTCCATTATGAGAATGCCATCAGCAGGTGGAAAGTATAAAGCTTTTtccacctgtgggtctcacctctcaATTATTTCCTTGTTCTACGGGACAGGCTTAGGCACGTATATTAGTGCTGCATTTACACACTCTTCCAGGAAGACTGCAGCAGCGTCAGTGATGTACACCATGGTCACTCCCATGATGAACCCCTTtatctacagcctgagaaacagGGACCTGAAAGGTGCCTTGAGAAAAATTATCAGGAGTGTACCTCCTTTTCAGTGA